The DNA sequence TCTACAAGGTTCTGATGCTGAATGACGACTACACGCCGATGGAGTTCGTCGTGCATGTGCTTGAGCGTTTCTTCCAGAAGTCGCGGGAAGAGGCGACGCGGATCATGCTGCACGTCCACCATCGCGGTGTCGGCATCTGTGGCGTGTTCACCTACGAGGTGGCCGAGACCAAGGTCACCCAGGTGATGGATTTCGCGCGCCAGAACCAACATCCCCTGCAATGCACGTTGGAAAAGGAATAGTCCCGCATGCTGTCCCGCAATCTGGAAAAGACCTTGCATCGTGCACTCGATTTCGCCAACGAACGGCGGCACGAATATGCCACGCTGGAACATCTGCTGCTGGCGCTGACGGAGGATCAGGACTCGCTGGCCGTGCTGAAGGCCTGCGGTGTCGATCTCGACAAGCTGCGCGCCGACCTGGTGGGCTACATCGACACCGACCTCGCCAACCTCGCCACCCAGCGTGAGGAGGATGCGAAGCCGACCGCCGGCTTCCAGCGGGTCGTGCAGCGCGCCGTCATCCATGTGCAGTCCTCCGGCCGGGCCGAGGTGACCGGCGCCAATGTGCTGGTGGCGCTGTTCTCCGAGCGCGAGAGCCATGCCGTCTATTTCCTGCAGGAGCAGGAGATGAGCCGCTTCGACGCGGTGAACTACATCTCGCACGGCATCGCCAAGGTGCCGAAGCGCAACGAGCCGCGCCCGGTGCAGGGTGCCGATGAGGAGAAGGAGCCGCAGGCCGAGAAGCCGGCCGGTGCCACCGGCATGGGCGGTGCCCGGCAGAAGGGCAACGAGGCGCTGGATACCTACTGCATCAACCTGAACAAGAAGGCGCAGTCCGGCAAGATCGACCCGCTGATCGGCCGCGCGGCGGAGGTCGAGCGCACGATCCAGATCCTGTGCCGGCGCACCAAGAACAACCCGCTCTATGTCGGCGATCCCGGCGTCGGCAAGACCGCCATCGCCGAGGGGCTGGCGCGCCGCATCGTGCAGGAGGAGGTGCCGGACGTGCTGAAGCCGGCGGTCATCTTCCAGCTCGACATGGGCGCGTTGCTGGCCGGCACGCGTTATCGCGGCGATTTCGAGGAACGGCTGAAGGCGGTGGTGAACGAGATCGAGGCGCACCCCAACGCCATCCTGTTCATCGACGAGATCCACACGGTGATCGGCGCCGGCGCCACCTCCGGCGGGGCGATGGATGCCTCCAACCTGCTGAAGCCGGCGCTGGCCTCCGGCGCGCTCCGCTGCATCGGCTCGACCACCTACAAGGAATATCGCAGCTATTTCGAGAAGGATCGCGCGCTGGTGCGGCGCTTCCAGAAGATCGACGTGAACGAGCCGTCAATCGAGGATGCGGTGAAGATACTGATGGGGCTGAAGCCCTATTATGAGGAGCATCACCATGTCCGCTACACGGCGGAGGCGATCAAGGCGGCGGTCGATCTGTCGGCCAAGTACATCTCCGACCGCAAGCTGCCGGACAAGGCCATCGACGTGATCGACGAGGTGGGTGCGGCGCAGATGCTGGTGCCGCCCTCCAGGCGGCGCAAGACCATCGGCGTGAAGGAGGTCGAGGCCGTCGTCGCCAAGATCGCCCGCATCCCGCCGAAGAGTGTCTCCACCGACGACCGCACGGTGCTGAAGAACCTGGAGCGCGACCTGAAGAATGTCGTGTTCGGCCAGGACAAGGCCATCGAGGCGCTGGCGAGCGCCATCAAGCTGTCGCGCGCCGGCCTGCGCGAGCCGGAGAAGCCGATCGGCTCCTACCTGTTCTCCGGCCCGACCGGCGTCGGCAAGACCGAGGTGGCGCGCCAGCTGGCCACCATCCTGGGCGTCGAGATGACGCGCTTCGACATGTCGGAGTATATGGAGCGCCACACGGTCAGCCGGCTGATCGGCGCGCCTCCGGGCTATGTCGGCTTCGACCAGGGCGGCCTGCTGACCGACGCCATCGACCAGCATCCGCATCAGGTGCTGCTGCTGGACGAGATCGAGAAGGCGCATCCCGACCTCTACAACATCCTGCTGCAGATCATGGATTACGGGAAACTGACCGACCATAACGGCAAGACGGTCGATTTCCGCAATGTCATCCTGATCATGACCACCAATGCCGGGGCCGCCGACATGGCGAAGCCGGCCATCGGTTTCGAGCGTACGGCGCGGGTCGGCGAGGATGAGGAGGCGATCAACCGCATGTTCACGCCGGAGTTCCGCAACCGGCTGGACGCCATCGTGCCCTTCGGCCATCTGACGCCGGAGATCATCGACCGGGTGGTGGACAAGTTCGTCATCCAGATGGAGGTGCAGCTGGCCGACCGGGGCGTCACCATCGAGCTGACCGATCCGGCCCGCAAATGGCTGGCCCAGAAGGGCTACGACCAGGCCTATGGCGCCCGGCCGCTGGCCCGCGTCATCCAGACCAACATCAAGCAGCCGCTGGCCGAGGAATTGCTGTTCGGCAAGCTGGCCAAGGGCGGCACGGTGCTGGTGACGGTGAAGGACGGCAAACTGGTGCTGACTTACCCCGACGCACCGTCCTCGGGCGGGGGATC is a window from the Oceanibaculum indicum P24 genome containing:
- the clpA gene encoding ATP-dependent Clp protease ATP-binding subunit ClpA, translated to MLSRNLEKTLHRALDFANERRHEYATLEHLLLALTEDQDSLAVLKACGVDLDKLRADLVGYIDTDLANLATQREEDAKPTAGFQRVVQRAVIHVQSSGRAEVTGANVLVALFSERESHAVYFLQEQEMSRFDAVNYISHGIAKVPKRNEPRPVQGADEEKEPQAEKPAGATGMGGARQKGNEALDTYCINLNKKAQSGKIDPLIGRAAEVERTIQILCRRTKNNPLYVGDPGVGKTAIAEGLARRIVQEEVPDVLKPAVIFQLDMGALLAGTRYRGDFEERLKAVVNEIEAHPNAILFIDEIHTVIGAGATSGGAMDASNLLKPALASGALRCIGSTTYKEYRSYFEKDRALVRRFQKIDVNEPSIEDAVKILMGLKPYYEEHHHVRYTAEAIKAAVDLSAKYISDRKLPDKAIDVIDEVGAAQMLVPPSRRRKTIGVKEVEAVVAKIARIPPKSVSTDDRTVLKNLERDLKNVVFGQDKAIEALASAIKLSRAGLREPEKPIGSYLFSGPTGVGKTEVARQLATILGVEMTRFDMSEYMERHTVSRLIGAPPGYVGFDQGGLLTDAIDQHPHQVLLLDEIEKAHPDLYNILLQIMDYGKLTDHNGKTVDFRNVILIMTTNAGAADMAKPAIGFERTARVGEDEEAINRMFTPEFRNRLDAIVPFGHLTPEIIDRVVDKFVIQMEVQLADRGVTIELTDPARKWLAQKGYDQAYGARPLARVIQTNIKQPLAEELLFGKLAKGGTVLVTVKDGKLVLTYPDAPSSGGGSSGRRKREPALAE
- the clpS gene encoding ATP-dependent Clp protease adapter ClpS; the protein is MSDEPPIGGTGTGTGVVLKTKPKTKKPSLYKVLMLNDDYTPMEFVVHVLERFFQKSREEATRIMLHVHHRGVGICGVFTYEVAETKVTQVMDFARQNQHPLQCTLEKE